A genomic stretch from Theobroma cacao cultivar B97-61/B2 chromosome 4, Criollo_cocoa_genome_V2, whole genome shotgun sequence includes:
- the LOC18601267 gene encoding uncharacterized protein LOC18601267 isoform X4, with amino-acid sequence MAGRTRYCTSRIKSFVIPLSNFSADTNSFPVSFIELLGLLGSMKGMTSNSVASECALKMYAEGEINIINKTELTQFAAHFISDNAQTQACNVANFAAVGEETPLQRAEWIKFVGAFANLENRANQVYKAVKDNYLCLTKFAEAKKKTFKPIVAWMEYYNGIWSFTKETYKLKYVEDAGGENVDGSINKITYNISNPDDIEELHAILCTIDILIDETYTSDPVGYTQAAFLQNINIEDKSCFGFVTNQSLWRYDKRIQNLTTLEDWFDGAVSQPQLVLADLIEILFPSGNYNTTYFRNIAKGEEVMSIGPNMCDRNISTAMDPIIPACR; translated from the exons TTTCGTTTATTGAG CTTCTGGGATTACTAGGAAGCATGAAAGGCATGACATCAAACTCGGTGGCTTCTGAATGCGCATTAAAAATGTATGCAGAAGgagaaataaatataatcaaCAAAACTGAGCTGACACAATTTGCAGCACACTTTATTAGTGATAATGCTCAAACACAAGCTTGCAATGTAGCAAACTTTGCTGCTGTTGGAGAGGAGACGCCTCTACAG AGAGCAGAATGGATTAAGTTCGTGGGGGCTTTCGCAAATTTGGAAAATAGAGCTAATCAAGTCTACAAAGCG GTAAAAGACAATTATTTGTGCTTAACTAAATTTGCAGAGGCCAAGAAAAAAACATTCAAACCAATAGTGGCTTGGATGGAGTATTACAAT GGCATATGGTCTTTCACAAAGGAAACATATAAGTTAAAG TACGTGGAAGATGCAGGAGGAGAGAATGTGGATGGCTCCATAAACAAGATAACCTATAATATCTCCAATCCAGATGATATTGAAGAATTGCATGCTATCCTATGT ACCATAGACATATTGATTGATGAAACATACACGTCAGATCCAGTTGGATACACTCAGGCAGCATTCCtccaaaatataaatattgaaGATAAATcttgttttggttttgttaCAAACCAAAGCCTATGGAGATATGATAAGAGAATTCAAAATCTAACTACTCTAG AAGATTGGTTTGATGGTGCGGTGTCTCAACCTCAGTTGGTTTTAGCTGATCTTATTGAGATTTTGTTCCCAAGTGGAAACTACAACACCACATACTTTAGAAATATTGCTAAG GGAGAAGAAGTTATGAGCATTGGGCCCAACATGTGTGATAGGAATATCTCCACAGCAATGGACCCCATAATACCAGCTTGCAGATGA